The nucleotide window gagagagagagagactaaaaccATTTATATTACTCAAAGTATATGCGGACACAATGAGGACATAGTGGATAGCAATGTACTTGTACAATGCCTTTATTCAGCTTATTTACACAAGaatttataaaaatatataactAAAGAATTTATAATATTTACACCAACAATTACTCAGTTCACATATTTAACTATGATTAAGGTACTGCAATTTATTTCCCAAGTGAAAGACGACATGTAACAAATAACGTTACACAGCTGTCAAGATGTTCTGGACAAAGGCAAGAATTCGTTTTGCATTTTGCAATGTAGTCGTTTTTGTTTATATAAATAGCGCAAACATACACAAATTTTGAGGGACAAAAGACAAAACAACCAACTAACATTCAACGCAGCACAAAGCGCAGTTGCAATAAAAGTAAAACATTACATTCATGTTGTTTCCGAAAATAAGAATGCATGGCAAATTGCTTTTCCGATCGTGGGGGAAAGTAGCGTTTGAACTTACTGTTCGTGAAATGGGCAAATGTATATTGCCAAAAGTTAGGCTGCAAGCTCCACACAAAATATCCAGGGCTATGATGATGACGTAGGAAGGCTGAGTCCGTGTATGCTGCTCAGCACCTCGTGCTGCTGCTTACTTAGGGGACTCGGGGGTTTTCTGTCTCCTGCGAAGTACAAACAGGAGGTATATTTAGACAGCAAACAGGCTGAAATTATTGTTCTAATACTGCACATCTGTAGTGAAAGCTTATAATGAGCACAATATCAATTTGAAGCATTTGCAGAGATGCGTATTACTTTGCGGATCAGTTAACTGGGTTTTAAAAAATGTTGGAATAtctataaaaaatataataaaaatgaaaaaaaattttcagtattcTAAAGCAGTTCAATTAGCCAActgaataaacaaaaataaaaacttgtaaAATCTGTCAATTTTTCTGTAAACAGGATATGACTTCAAAATCAGCAAGGCTTTCTtaaataatcatcatcataattATAAACCTGAGAATAATAATGTCCGTAAACTGTTATATTTTCATGATGTCACTTAGATCATATGACGTAAGCTACACCGCAAACTCCAACTGAGAACATAACACTGCAAAGTGACCTaacatgaacttttttttttcaattccacACCAAACCCCTTGCAAATTATTCTCAAGCAGCGCGAGTCTACTAGTGACTTTCAGTGCTCGAATAAAGCGTAATACCTGCCTTGTTCCCATCTCGATACAATTCAATTACATTAAGCATTATAAGGTTACAGGCGCATTGCCAGTGCAGTTTCTTAAAAATTCTGTTCCAATTCTGTTTCTTAAAAAACGAGTGAActatggtaatttttttttaatttcggtaaattaaaaaaacacgccactataatttatttttattttaataataataataataataataataataataataataataataataataataataataaatgtgcaCCCCCAAAAGTAGCCTATTCGAGCTGAAAATATCATTTTATCATAGACAAATCTCATGTGTCCtaaccctaataataataataataataataataataataataataataaattaaaaatgtctATGGAAATTAAACAAAGTGCAATCAATGCAGTCGATAATATATTATGCATTGAATTCTGTCTCAAGCTGCTGTGTCTTCCGGATCTTATGATCAGCATTAGGCTTTATAAAATGACTAAATCCAGCTCTCTAATATGTTAAACGTGAGTGTGGATTTACTCGCATTAGCAAAGTAATCTCAAACAGCATCATGCCTACCGTCTCGGGCTGTGTGTTTGAAGGACATGGCAGAGTGGATTTCCCCTGAATGGATGGTCATAGCACTCGATCCCTGAGCCTGCCAGTGGTGCCCGGGGCTCACATAGCTGCCTGCTGCACCACTATACACACCATACTGATTCGAGGGAGAATAGGCACACGGCGCAACGTAACTAGACAGAGTCGATGAAGGCTATGGAAACAGGAAAATAGCGCAAACattcaggcacacacacacacacacacacacacacacacacacacacacacacacacacacacacacacaagagcctAATGAACATCATTATGATTGATTATGCAATCACCCTACAATAATGAAAAACAGCTCAAGTAGGCCACAATACAAATTATccataatgagttgcagtttggtcaaaTATACTGACTGCGTGAAAAAGCTGTTACCTGAGGGTATTTTATGTCCGTCTCAATGGAAGATTTATCTATTCCATTGACTCCATGTGTGGAAGGAAAAGCTGCTCGGTTCACACTACCCCAATCCTCCATTTTCGGGGTGTAGCCTTCAGTACCAGGAATGGCTATAGGTAAATAACACACATTTCAAATAAAACCATATTTTAATCTTGGATGACATTTGGCGTTAAATGAAATGAATAATTGTGCTAAATGATAACACTGGACTATAAATATGAATCTGAGAAAATGTGAAAGAATGATATAAAACATGATAAATAGATAAATATCCATATCAAATCTGATACAGCACTCCGTCCAAGAATTCACCGTCGAATATGATTTCCTGAATATAATTAGCTTCttatatttattttatacatCTACATGGTATATTATATTCGGTtatatttattggtattattttttattattaattttgtatATAGGCATACAATATGTATTATATTATCTGGAATTATAAATGCATCtgtgaaaaaaaaagaagtcccACTTAAAATCGTTCTCGAAGAAAATGTGCGTAAATTAATTCTCCGATTAACTGCGGAGACACAACAGGCTGATTATGATGAAGGTTCTTAAGGCTATGATCGAGTTTTACAATTGTTTGGAAGGAACAATTTCATACAGATGTGCTTATTTTGCAAAAGTTTTAAATGTTGCAACATGACCCGGACATACAAGCTAGATCCTGCTAATCCGTTGGTGAGAGATGATCTTGTTGATCGAGGCCTATCGCGAGGCCTAAGAGAAATAATGCCGAACTACGCTAATTGGTTTTATTTTCAGTCCGTCAGCTATAatgtagatatttattttataaagAGAAATATCTGGACGTTGTGCAACATATTAAAAGCTGTTGAGAAGATAGTAAGCCTGATGAAGTGCAATAGTTTGGTATTCAGTAAGATGGGTTTAGTCTCACCTGTGGGGTCCATGAAAGCTCGTATGCCCAAAATGTTGCTGACGGTGTGAGCTGAAGGCCAGCCTCGCGGTATGCTAACATGTCCTCCTGTGACCGGGACACCGGCAGAATTACTCATTTTGGTCCCAGTAGGGGACATCGCATTGGGGTATGTGTACGGATATAAATGATTGTAAGAGAGACTCGGCTGTGACGCAGCTTGTTTGCCACTTTCGTACTGGTTGGGCTGGGAGAGGTTACCAATCTTGTTCCGTAAAATCCGGCTGATGGAGCTGACAGAGGGCACGTTGTATTTGTCACATACTCCATCTGCTAGAAGTCGGTCCCGTATCTCCCAGGCAAAAATCCCCGGGTCTCCTTGCTTGTATTCCCGTATGCTCTTGACCACGTTTGGTGTCGTAACCCGCGGCTTGCTCCCTCCGATCGCACCGGGCAAAATGGAGCCGGTTTCGTTGTATCTCGCCAAGATCTTACTCACACAGCCATGAGAAACGCGGAGTTGACGGCTGATGTCGCATGGACGGATCCCGAGCTGGGCTAACTCCACGATTCTTAGTCGGATGGCGTTGGGAAGAGGTCGGCCGTTAACAAAAACCCCTCCTAACTGGTTCACCTCTCCATAGGTTTGCTCTGTGGGAGAAAGCAGGACAAAACATTAATATAGCTTTTCAAATATTATTAAATACTATGGATTTGCCCAACAGCAGGCTAAAGAGTGATGCTCATTCAGTGCAACCCATTTACTTTCAAAGAACTGTGCAAGACAAAGAAAGCGCCAAGTCTCATTATGTAACACCTGACCAATaagacatttgttgaatttaactAAAGCATAAGTGATCAGTCTTTTGTTGGCTATTGCAATAGCGTTCACAGACAACATGCTAATGGTAGGTGCTTGCATAGGCTACATGGagattaaaaaaaaggggggggggggggggggacgcgtCCTGCCGAATTTACGGTCATTTCTGGTGTTATTCAAGCATACAAAACATGTCCTGCTTCTATCATATCTCTCCCACTGAAGCATGCTGATGTGAATGAAGGCTCACCCATTTGCCTGTGGTGATGGGATGCTTTCCTTGACACCGTTTCCCCTCAATGGCCGAACGCACCGTCTCTGCTGCATGCAGTGTTAGAGAGCTCCAAATCAGACTGCAAATATCCGGAGATCGCTTCTCTTTTCTCCAAGAAGCAAGACTTTAGAATTTCTTCGAACGAAGTTTTAAAGCGGTTCTTCGTTCTTTAAAGGCGAAATTTGTCTGATCCAGTAGGCAGAAGTTTGCTCGAATTAATTTGACGCATCCTCCACGTCAATGGCTCCGGTTACGCGCTGAGCTATGGGCTGATCTTATTGGTCGGCGCGACTTGGGATAGGCTGCTCCTCGCGCGAGCCGTCCCGTCTGCGTAATTTAACCTCTGGAACAGACTAATTCCGATTAAAGGGGGAACTTGAGCACAGAGCTCCGTGCGCCCTGTGCCCCAAATAACGCCAAAACTGTTTAATATGGAGAAAATAACTCTCAAACGTGGCAGTAAGTCTGTAGTAGTGTTTTCTGTAACGGCAATGACTATTCACGGTGGAGAACTAAGGAACAAGAAGTTAATAAAAAATGCCAATATAGAGGGCAATAGGTTACACTGGCACTAATAGGGTAAGCACTTTAATTGTGATTGTTTGCTTTTTATACAAGGAAAAAACCTACATTGGTACAAACTTGGCATTAATTGCCATCCAATTTTTTTTACAGCATTTTGAAACAGGCATTATAAAATAAGCTACTTGGAGCTCGCAATGCCGAAAGAGCTATTCAGACATGGGCACCAATAGACAACATCTAAATCTAAATCTATATCTACAGACTAACTCTACAGACTGCTTGTagatttttaatcattttggatGGATTTTATTTTCCCCTTCACATTTGTATTTAACCTGACTTGGGCCTATGCACGCAACCCATATGTTATGCGTTTGTTTATGAAACTGGCGTAGTTAATTACGCTGTGGAAATTGCACTCAATGATATTTTAACTGGCCTGTAGCAATGTATGTGTACTCTCAATTTAAACCCATGTAATCAATATCTTTGTCATTATAAGTAGGGTACGACCTATAGACTATACTAAATTCCAAGAGGTTGCGTTATCACAGCATGTTCTCAGTGTTTCCTGAGGATGTAAAGAAGGTACAGTTTATGAGCTTGCAAAATGTCACTTATAAAAGTTAACAGTCGACCCATTGGTAATAATAAGAGGCCGTGTCAC belongs to Neoarius graeffei isolate fNeoGra1 chromosome 11, fNeoGra1.pri, whole genome shotgun sequence and includes:
- the pax1a gene encoding paired box protein Pax-1a yields the protein MEQTYGEVNQLGGVFVNGRPLPNAIRLRIVELAQLGIRPCDISRQLRVSHGCVSKILARYNETGSILPGAIGGSKPRVTTPNVVKSIREYKQGDPGIFAWEIRDRLLADGVCDKYNVPSVSSISRILRNKIGNLSQPNQYESGKQAASQPSLSYNHLYPYTYPNAMSPTGTKMSNSAGVPVTGGHVSIPRGWPSAHTVSNILGIRAFMDPTAIPGTEGYTPKMEDWGSVNRAAFPSTHGVNGIDKSSIETDIKYPQPSSTLSSYVAPCAYSPSNQYGVYSGAAGSYVSPGHHWQAQGSSAMTIHSGEIHSAMSFKHTARDGDRKPPSPLSKQQHEVLSSIHGLSLPTSSS